In a single window of the Osmerus eperlanus chromosome 4, fOsmEpe2.1, whole genome shotgun sequence genome:
- the LOC134019068 gene encoding poly(rC)-binding protein 4-like isoform X1 has translation MRLPACHSHITMNCEQDFGDGGLGVTLTLRLLMHGKEVGSIIGKKGETVKRIREESSARVNISEGSCPERIITITGSTDCVFRAFTMITYKLEEDLTTLVANGTISSKPPVTLRLVIPASQCGSLIGKGGTKIKEIRESTGAQIQVAGDLLPNSTERGVTISGSQDSVIQCVKLICTVILESPPKGATIPYRPNPSPGALLISGNQVFEAADFAPHPLYSVSQGGLDLQQAYTVQNQYGIPHSELAKLHQLSMQQNMSPLAQPPSTGLPGMCEWIDANAQTSQELLIPNDLIGSIIGRQGTKINEIRQVSGAQIKIGSQLDGTSDRHVTITGTPISINLAQYLITSCLETAKSTAQAASMAAPVDLNMAFTQPVSPASSPAPTLAAMGALTPTQVLGTPYGALPLSGLLGMKSVPFLTLSGPAPAVAVTAAPSHATLAAYTTKISSANCIKKPERQKFAPY, from the exons ATGCGTCTCCCTGCGTGCCACTCCCACATCACTATGAACTGTGAGCAGGACTTTGGGGACGGGGGCTTGGGTGTCACCCTCACACTCCGACTGCTCATGCATGGCAAG GAGGTCGGCAGCATCATTGGAAAG AAAGGCGAGACGGTGAAGAGAATACGAGAGGAG AGCAGTGCCCGGGTGAACATTTCTGAGGGCTCCTGTCCAGAGaggatcatcaccatcaccggcTCCACAGACTGTGTCTTCAGGGCCTTCACAATGATCACATACAAACTGGAGGAG GACCTGACCACCCTGGTAGCCAATGGCACTATCAGCTCCAAGCCCCCGGTCACCCTGCGCCTGGTCATTCCTGCCAGCCAGTGTGGCTCTCTCATTGGCAAGGGAGGGACCAAGATCAAGGAGATCAGAGAG AGCACTGGAGCACAGATCCAGGTGGCAGGGGATTTGCTGCCCAACTCAACTGAGAGAGGGGTGACGATATCAGGAAGTCAGGACTCGGTAATCCAGTGTGTCAAACTCATCTGCACAGTAATCCTTGAG TCTCCCCCGAAGGGTGCCACTATCCCCTACCGGCCCAACCCCTCCCCTGGGGCACTCCTCATCTCTGGGAATCAG GTGTTTGAAGCAGCTGACTTTGCCCCCCACCCTCTGTACTCTGTCAGTCAGGGGGGTCTGGACCTCCAGCAG GCTTACACTGTACAAAACCAATATGGCATTCCACATTCAGAG TTGGCCAAGCTTCATCAGCTGTCGATGCAACAGAACATGAGTCCTCTGGCCCAGCCGCCCTCCACTGGCCTACcgggtatgtgtgagt GGATAGATGCAAACGCCCAGACTTCTCAAGAGCTCCTCATTCCAAATGAT ctgatAGGCTCCATCATCGGCCGTCAGGGCACCAAGATCAATGAGATCCGGCAGGTGTCTGGGGCTCAGATCAAGATTGGCAGTCAGCTGGATGGAACAAGTGACAGACATGTCACCATCACTGGCACTCCAATCAGCATTAACCTAGCCCAGTACCTCATCACTTCCTG TTTAGAGACGGCCAAGTCCACAGCCCAGGCGGCCTCTATGGCTGCCCCGGTTGACCTCAACATGGCCTTCACCCAGCCAGTCTCTcccgcctcctccccagcccccaccctggCGGCCATGGGCGCCTTGACCCCCACCCAGGTCCTGGGCACACCCTACGGCGCTCTGCCCCTCTCCGGCCTGCTGGGGATGAAGTCTGTCCCCTTCCTGACTCTGTCCGGCCCAGCCCCTGCTGTAGCAGTCACCGCTGCCCCGTCCCATGCCACGCTGGCGGCATACACCACCAAAATCTCCTCAGCCAACTGCATCAAGaagccagagagacagaagttTGCTCCTTACTGA
- the LOC134019068 gene encoding poly(rC)-binding protein 4-like isoform X3, whose translation MITYKLEEDLTTLVANGTISSKPPVTLRLVIPASQCGSLIGKGGTKIKEIRESTGAQIQVAGDLLPNSTERGVTISGSQDSVIQCVKLICTVILESPPKGATIPYRPNPSPGALLISGNQVFEAADFAPHPLYSVSQGGLDLQQAYTVQNQYGIPHSELAKLHQLSMQQNMSPLAQPPSTGLPGMCEWIDANAQTSQELLIPNDLIGSIIGRQGTKINEIRQVSGAQIKIGSQLDGTSDRHVTITGTPISINLAQYLITSCLETAKSTAQAASMAAPVDLNMAFTQPVSPASSPAPTLAAMGALTPTQVLGTPYGALPLSGLLGMKSVPFLTLSGPAPAVAVTAAPSHATLAAYTTKISSANCIKKPERQKFAPY comes from the exons ATGATCACATACAAACTGGAGGAG GACCTGACCACCCTGGTAGCCAATGGCACTATCAGCTCCAAGCCCCCGGTCACCCTGCGCCTGGTCATTCCTGCCAGCCAGTGTGGCTCTCTCATTGGCAAGGGAGGGACCAAGATCAAGGAGATCAGAGAG AGCACTGGAGCACAGATCCAGGTGGCAGGGGATTTGCTGCCCAACTCAACTGAGAGAGGGGTGACGATATCAGGAAGTCAGGACTCGGTAATCCAGTGTGTCAAACTCATCTGCACAGTAATCCTTGAG TCTCCCCCGAAGGGTGCCACTATCCCCTACCGGCCCAACCCCTCCCCTGGGGCACTCCTCATCTCTGGGAATCAG GTGTTTGAAGCAGCTGACTTTGCCCCCCACCCTCTGTACTCTGTCAGTCAGGGGGGTCTGGACCTCCAGCAG GCTTACACTGTACAAAACCAATATGGCATTCCACATTCAGAG TTGGCCAAGCTTCATCAGCTGTCGATGCAACAGAACATGAGTCCTCTGGCCCAGCCGCCCTCCACTGGCCTACcgggtatgtgtgagt GGATAGATGCAAACGCCCAGACTTCTCAAGAGCTCCTCATTCCAAATGAT ctgatAGGCTCCATCATCGGCCGTCAGGGCACCAAGATCAATGAGATCCGGCAGGTGTCTGGGGCTCAGATCAAGATTGGCAGTCAGCTGGATGGAACAAGTGACAGACATGTCACCATCACTGGCACTCCAATCAGCATTAACCTAGCCCAGTACCTCATCACTTCCTG TTTAGAGACGGCCAAGTCCACAGCCCAGGCGGCCTCTATGGCTGCCCCGGTTGACCTCAACATGGCCTTCACCCAGCCAGTCTCTcccgcctcctccccagcccccaccctggCGGCCATGGGCGCCTTGACCCCCACCCAGGTCCTGGGCACACCCTACGGCGCTCTGCCCCTCTCCGGCCTGCTGGGGATGAAGTCTGTCCCCTTCCTGACTCTGTCCGGCCCAGCCCCTGCTGTAGCAGTCACCGCTGCCCCGTCCCATGCCACGCTGGCGGCATACACCACCAAAATCTCCTCAGCCAACTGCATCAAGaagccagagagacagaagttTGCTCCTTACTGA
- the LOC134019068 gene encoding poly(rC)-binding protein 4-like isoform X2 gives MRLPACHSHITMNCEQDFGDGGLGVTLTLRLLMHGKEVGSIIGKKGETVKRIREESSARVNISEGSCPERIITITGSTDCVFRAFTMITYKLEEDLTTLVANGTISSKPPVTLRLVIPASQCGSLIGKGGTKIKEIRESTGAQIQVAGDLLPNSTERGVTISGSQDSVIQCVKLICTVILESPPKGATIPYRPNPSPGALLISGNQVFEAADFAPHPLYSVSQGGLDLQQAYTVQNQYGIPHSELAKLHQLSMQQNMSPLAQPPSTGLPGIDANAQTSQELLIPNDLIGSIIGRQGTKINEIRQVSGAQIKIGSQLDGTSDRHVTITGTPISINLAQYLITSCLETAKSTAQAASMAAPVDLNMAFTQPVSPASSPAPTLAAMGALTPTQVLGTPYGALPLSGLLGMKSVPFLTLSGPAPAVAVTAAPSHATLAAYTTKISSANCIKKPERQKFAPY, from the exons ATGCGTCTCCCTGCGTGCCACTCCCACATCACTATGAACTGTGAGCAGGACTTTGGGGACGGGGGCTTGGGTGTCACCCTCACACTCCGACTGCTCATGCATGGCAAG GAGGTCGGCAGCATCATTGGAAAG AAAGGCGAGACGGTGAAGAGAATACGAGAGGAG AGCAGTGCCCGGGTGAACATTTCTGAGGGCTCCTGTCCAGAGaggatcatcaccatcaccggcTCCACAGACTGTGTCTTCAGGGCCTTCACAATGATCACATACAAACTGGAGGAG GACCTGACCACCCTGGTAGCCAATGGCACTATCAGCTCCAAGCCCCCGGTCACCCTGCGCCTGGTCATTCCTGCCAGCCAGTGTGGCTCTCTCATTGGCAAGGGAGGGACCAAGATCAAGGAGATCAGAGAG AGCACTGGAGCACAGATCCAGGTGGCAGGGGATTTGCTGCCCAACTCAACTGAGAGAGGGGTGACGATATCAGGAAGTCAGGACTCGGTAATCCAGTGTGTCAAACTCATCTGCACAGTAATCCTTGAG TCTCCCCCGAAGGGTGCCACTATCCCCTACCGGCCCAACCCCTCCCCTGGGGCACTCCTCATCTCTGGGAATCAG GTGTTTGAAGCAGCTGACTTTGCCCCCCACCCTCTGTACTCTGTCAGTCAGGGGGGTCTGGACCTCCAGCAG GCTTACACTGTACAAAACCAATATGGCATTCCACATTCAGAG TTGGCCAAGCTTCATCAGCTGTCGATGCAACAGAACATGAGTCCTCTGGCCCAGCCGCCCTCCACTGGCCTACcgg GGATAGATGCAAACGCCCAGACTTCTCAAGAGCTCCTCATTCCAAATGAT ctgatAGGCTCCATCATCGGCCGTCAGGGCACCAAGATCAATGAGATCCGGCAGGTGTCTGGGGCTCAGATCAAGATTGGCAGTCAGCTGGATGGAACAAGTGACAGACATGTCACCATCACTGGCACTCCAATCAGCATTAACCTAGCCCAGTACCTCATCACTTCCTG TTTAGAGACGGCCAAGTCCACAGCCCAGGCGGCCTCTATGGCTGCCCCGGTTGACCTCAACATGGCCTTCACCCAGCCAGTCTCTcccgcctcctccccagcccccaccctggCGGCCATGGGCGCCTTGACCCCCACCCAGGTCCTGGGCACACCCTACGGCGCTCTGCCCCTCTCCGGCCTGCTGGGGATGAAGTCTGTCCCCTTCCTGACTCTGTCCGGCCCAGCCCCTGCTGTAGCAGTCACCGCTGCCCCGTCCCATGCCACGCTGGCGGCATACACCACCAAAATCTCCTCAGCCAACTGCATCAAGaagccagagagacagaagttTGCTCCTTACTGA